In a genomic window of bacterium:
- a CDS encoding discoidin domain-containing protein, translated as MNCRLLLLFYLLTLISLAWGKGVLLISSEENDFTSLLKDLDIPFSQSPSLSSLKDLPQYDALILCSLNYPEPNFLREEDESKIKSFLENGGRVFMEYSTSINNTLFGMKLDNPKRMLHERLIVSESHFIAKDLEVNTLLDEHNSAFLSPLQFEGEPIIHYGKVLGTYKLFKPQDWIEINLDLGEIHNLSLYRQRFGASIADYCPEKVEVYLSEDGMDFRKVGQAEGNLLGQIVEIPLSGGKARYVKIKVYKYRRSPTTDWLFLGEMEILDENGENIALRKSYTLSPSPPFPYSDVFPGKLTDGIIEGHYSDKLSVGFPVRFPPSPLYPAIVALNIGKGELIIAFLKISDYKRRFFRPSEKWEILLKNIILFLLPDDERARIEESYIPLKVWSEPRKWVVPGEKLKIIVRTEPEVSVKARQEEREIKMRKVEGGFWEGELSLNREGNYEIKVVAMKGKMKKEGSLKIEVKAREKKYLEVLDRNINWFLRSGVMPKGDGSEGVYNQRCIAWFDGGPLESLPSPYRVDCNAKSALAFYLYGKLTKNEKFKMIAEKIIDFMLPHQISDPNRHSFGGWTWLYEKINTIWFWDDNTRTALCLLYLYKNTGKEKFLIPALRTLELCRRVAHPDGLITRTAVEPEELDKLGCSAYRRFQQGIASDFDLLRWFSAYAITGDEEYKRLAETCLRCWKHISTVRGLPVAYFYTMDEETKKIIINYWQSYLENPDVKRWGVPRVDAPDYLWAFEGDCSITTAVDDPLSDQLYQTSFLLLHSWWSYKATGESVCLSAFHKIGDFLARIQMESEDKRIDGAWVRGWDLENWECFGAPYDPNYGPYSAYTGWMNSIIDIAYSLYLLNENPFSPPRKNERALSILKELRATAPQEGIKEENIALNRPYTLTPAPEGEYGDSPPGKLTDGLIDGHYEDGLSVGWHIDEGKEIAVEMVLDLGEEKEIAMVAQRYGAGEQGYIPDEVVISASKDGANYIEIGRTRPQIPGFLYIPLSQPVKARYLKFFIKKARHSPTTDFLFIGETLVYPKS; from the coding sequence ATGAACTGTAGATTGTTGCTTCTCTTCTATTTATTAACCCTTATCTCCTTAGCTTGGGGAAAGGGGGTTCTGCTCATCTCCAGCGAGGAAAACGACTTCACATCCCTTCTAAAGGATTTGGACATACCATTTAGCCAATCCCCTTCTCTCTCCTCCCTCAAGGATTTGCCCCAATACGATGCCCTCATCCTTTGCTCACTCAACTACCCAGAGCCCAATTTCCTCAGAGAAGAAGATGAGTCTAAAATAAAGTCCTTTCTGGAAAATGGCGGAAGGGTCTTTATGGAATATTCTACATCCATAAACAATACACTATTCGGCATGAAACTTGATAACCCCAAAAGAATGCTCCACGAACGCTTAATCGTAAGCGAAAGCCACTTCATAGCGAAGGATTTGGAGGTGAATACCCTTCTTGATGAGCATAACTCGGCATTCCTTTCTCCTCTTCAATTTGAAGGTGAACCAATAATTCATTATGGCAAGGTCCTCGGAACCTATAAGTTATTTAAACCCCAAGATTGGATTGAGATAAACTTGGATTTGGGAGAAATTCACAACCTTTCCCTTTATCGCCAAAGATTTGGAGCTTCAATAGCTGATTATTGTCCGGAGAAAGTTGAAGTTTATTTGAGCGAGGATGGGATGGATTTCAGAAAGGTAGGGCAAGCGGAGGGGAATCTGCTTGGGCAGATTGTGGAGATTCCCCTTAGTGGTGGAAAAGCCCGCTATGTGAAGATAAAAGTATATAAATACAGGCGAAGTCCGACGACAGATTGGTTATTTTTAGGCGAGATGGAGATTTTAGACGAAAATGGAGAGAACATTGCCCTGAGGAAATCTTATACTCTTTCTCCAAGCCCTCCCTTTCCTTATTCTGATGTTTTCCCAGGAAAGTTGACCGACGGGATTATTGAGGGGCATTACAGCGATAAATTATCGGTTGGTTTCCCTGTTCGTTTTCCTCCCTCCCCTCTTTATCCCGCAATCGTCGCGTTGAATATAGGCAAGGGAGAATTGATAATCGCTTTCCTGAAAATTAGCGATTACAAAAGGCGATTCTTCCGACCGAGTGAAAAATGGGAAATATTGCTTAAAAACATTATTTTATTCCTCTTGCCCGACGATGAGCGTGCGAGGATAGAGGAAAGCTATATCCCTCTTAAGGTCTGGAGCGAGCCGAGAAAATGGGTTGTTCCGGGAGAGAAGTTAAAAATAATCGTCCGAACTGAACCTGAAGTGAGCGTAAAAGCAAGGCAGGAAGAGAGGGAAATCAAAATGAGAAAAGTTGAAGGAGGTTTTTGGGAGGGAGAGCTGAGTTTAAACAGGGAAGGAAACTATGAAATAAAGGTTGTGGCTATGAAGGGTAAAATGAAAAAGGAGGGGTCATTGAAAATAGAGGTTAAAGCGAGGGAGAAAAAGTATCTGGAGGTTTTGGATAGAAATATAAATTGGTTTCTTCGCTCGGGAGTTATGCCGAAAGGCGATGGTTCGGAGGGTGTTTACAATCAAAGATGTATTGCTTGGTTTGATGGAGGACCTTTGGAATCCCTACCCTCTCCATATAGAGTTGATTGCAACGCGAAGAGCGCGCTCGCCTTTTACCTTTATGGCAAACTAACCAAGAACGAAAAATTCAAGATGATAGCGGAAAAGATAATTGATTTTATGCTTCCCCATCAAATCTCTGACCCAAATCGCCACTCATTTGGCGGTTGGACTTGGCTTTATGAAAAGATAAACACGATTTGGTTTTGGGACGATAACACGAGAACCGCTCTCTGCCTTCTTTATCTCTATAAGAACACTGGAAAAGAAAAATTTCTCATCCCAGCTTTACGCACCTTGGAGCTATGTCGCAGAGTAGCCCATCCCGATGGCTTGATAACTCGCACCGCAGTGGAGCCTGAGGAATTAGACAAGCTTGGCTGTTCAGCTTATAGACGATTTCAACAGGGAATCGCTTCCGACTTTGACCTCCTTCGTTGGTTCTCAGCTTATGCTATAACAGGGGATGAGGAATACAAGAGACTGGCGGAAACCTGCCTGCGTTGTTGGAAACATATCTCTACTGTGAGAGGATTGCCCGTTGCCTATTTCTACACAATGGATGAAGAGACGAAGAAGATAATAATAAATTATTGGCAATCATATCTGGAGAATCCCGATGTCAAAAGGTGGGGAGTTCCCCGAGTTGATGCTCCTGATTATCTCTGGGCTTTTGAAGGCGATTGCTCTATAACTACTGCTGTGGATGACCCTCTATCCGACCAGCTTTACCAGACCTCTTTCCTCCTGCTCCATTCTTGGTGGTCATATAAAGCGACGGGAGAGTCTGTTTGCCTCTCTGCCTTCCATAAAATAGGCGATTTTCTCGCGAGAATACAGATGGAGAGCGAGGACAAAAGAATAGACGGAGCTTGGGTGAGAGGGTGGGATTTGGAGAATTGGGAGTGTTTCGGTGCACCCTATGACCCAAACTACGGACCCTACTCCGCCTACACGGGTTGGATGAACTCCATCATTGATATAGCCTACAGCTTATATCTTTTGAATGAAAACCCATTTTCTCCTCCAAGGAAAAACGAAAGAGCGCTTTCCATACTCAAAGAATTGCGAGCCACTGCACCCCAAGAAGGTATAAAAGAGGAAAATATAGCCCTAAATCGTCCCTATACACTCACTCCGGCTCCCGAAGGGGAGTATGGGGATTCCCCTCCTGGGAAGCTTACCGATGGTCTGATAGATGGTCATTATGAGGATGGATTATCGGTTGGTTGGCATATTGACGAAGGAAAGGAGATAGCTGTTGAGATGGTGTTGGATTTAGGGGAGGAGAAGGAAATCGCTATGGTGGCCCAGCGATATGGAGCTGGAGAACAGGGATATATTCCAGATGAGGTGGTGATATCGGCAAGCAAGGATGGGGCGAATTATATTGAGATAGGAAGAACCAGGCCCCAAATTCCTGGCTTTCTATATATTCCCTTATCCCAACCTGTTAAAGCAAGGTATCTGAAATTCTTCATAAAGAAAGCAAGGCACTCGCCAACTACTGATTTCCTTTTCATTGGCGAGACCTTGGTTTATCCAAAAAGCTGA
- a CDS encoding glycosyltransferase family 4 protein gives MKVKIAHITYSYFPIKGGADVYLDNLFKLLEEEGYEQEIFQKWGRNLPSHIHSYPPLPKIKGHDFWLVPLCIFLFSPLLTKYNLLLIHYSPYFLPLRWHTRTIVISHGVTWDDSPKSRAGKIKKCLAKFAFENSTSFVANDSFFLREMGVKIPPGEKMFSQVLPYRWLIPNCVDTSHFFPSEGEERDIIVPRNLYFSRGVHLAIEAFSNIRKDLPSSRLLIIGGIGDSNYALRLYRRVTELGLDDRVFFLGHMKWEKMREIYQKAGICLIPSLFGEGTSLSALEAMASGVATISTSIGGLADLPTIKCQPNPDSLAEKILEVYPKRREIGRWQREQVSLNFSINLWRQAWLKVIKSTLKGGA, from the coding sequence ATGAAAGTTAAGATAGCCCATATAACTTACTCTTATTTCCCTATAAAGGGCGGGGCAGATGTTTATTTGGATAATTTGTTTAAACTCTTGGAGGAAGAAGGATATGAGCAGGAGATATTTCAGAAGTGGGGGAGAAATCTCCCTTCCCATATTCATTCCTATCCGCCACTTCCAAAAATAAAGGGACACGATTTTTGGCTCGTCCCGCTCTGCATTTTCCTCTTTTCCCCCCTTCTCACCAAATACAACTTGCTCCTCATCCACTATTCCCCTTACTTTCTCCCTTTGAGATGGCATACAAGGACAATCGTCATCTCTCACGGCGTAACTTGGGACGATTCCCCCAAATCCAGGGCGGGGAAAATCAAAAAATGTCTCGCCAAATTCGCATTTGAGAATTCAACCTCCTTCGTGGCAAATGATTCTTTTTTCTTAAGGGAAATGGGCGTAAAAATTCCCCCTGGGGAGAAGATGTTCTCACAAGTTCTTCCCTATCGCTGGCTCATTCCCAATTGCGTTGATACCTCCCATTTCTTCCCCTCTGAGGGGGAAGAAAGGGATATAATAGTCCCCCGCAATCTCTATTTTTCCCGTGGCGTTCATCTCGCAATAGAGGCTTTCTCAAATATTAGGAAAGACCTGCCCTCTTCTCGCCTTTTAATTATCGGTGGGATTGGAGATTCTAATTATGCGCTGCGCCTTTATAGAAGGGTCACAGAGCTTGGATTGGATGATAGGGTCTTTTTCTTGGGGCATATGAAATGGGAGAAGATGAGGGAGATTTATCAAAAAGCGGGAATTTGCCTCATCCCTTCCCTTTTCGGGGAAGGAACTTCCCTTTCCGCTTTGGAAGCGATGGCAAGTGGTGTTGCAACGATTTCCACTTCTATAGGTGGGTTAGCCGACCTCCCAACGATTAAGTGTCAGCCGAACCCGGATTCCCTTGCGGAAAAGATACTGGAGGTCTATCCTAAAAGAAGGGAAATAGGGAGATGGCAGAGGGAACAGGTCTCCCTTAATTTCTCCATCAATTTATGGAGACAAGCTTGGCTAAAGGTAATAAAATCTACTCTTAAAGGAGGTGCATAG
- the aroQ gene encoding type II 3-dehydroquinate dehydratase has product MKVLVIHGPNLNLLGVREPEVYGRQSLEEINRMIENEAKELGIEVKIVQYNGEKEILEEIHSALGNFQGIIINPGAYTHYSYAIRDAIAGVRLPTIEVHLSNIHSREEFRRHSVIAPVCIGGIYGFGAISYILALRAMKLSLEER; this is encoded by the coding sequence ATGAAAGTCTTGGTCATCCACGGACCCAATCTCAACTTATTGGGGGTGAGGGAGCCGGAGGTCTATGGTAGACAAAGCCTTGAGGAGATAAACAGGATGATAGAGAATGAGGCGAAGGAGCTTGGTATTGAAGTAAAGATAGTTCAGTATAATGGCGAGAAAGAGATATTGGAGGAAATTCATTCCGCCTTAGGCAACTTTCAGGGAATAATAATAAACCCGGGAGCCTATACCCATTACAGCTATGCAATTAGGGATGCCATCGCCGGTGTTAGGCTTCCCACTATTGAGGTTCATCTCTCTAACATCCATTCTCGTGAGGAATTCAGACGCCATTCGGTAATCGCTCCTGTCTGTATAGGCGGAATCTATGGCTTCGGAGCCATCAGCTACATTCTCGCGCTTAGGGCGATGAAACTATCATTGGAAGAGAGGTGA
- a CDS encoding aminopeptidase P family protein encodes MVSRISDVLKRKRVDAFLVTQRENIAYLSGFYGSMGALLISEKPVLFVDGRYYIQAKEQAPNCEIVLAKNSFWDVVSEFIKNHGIKRLGFEDANVTYRVYRSLKRKLKGVSFVPLSGIVEKERIIKKDWEIERMRKAQALAEEAVSHCLNILKEGICEKDLAREFEFYVKGKGAELAFESIVAFGERSALPHAKPTERKLKKGDIVLMDVGARVDGYCSDMTRVFFFGKPEDELLKMFNAVLEAQNRAIEGIREGKKCGEIDALARECLNEKGYGELFTHSLGHGIGREVHEMPGLAPNSKERLVSSAIVTVEPGIYVEGLGGIRIEDMVLVGKKSCEDLTHFPKEPTII; translated from the coding sequence ATGGTTTCAAGAATTTCGGATGTGCTGAAGAGAAAAAGGGTAGACGCTTTTTTGGTAACCCAAAGGGAGAACATAGCTTATTTGAGCGGTTTTTACGGCTCAATGGGCGCCTTGCTCATTTCCGAGAAACCAGTTCTATTCGTTGATGGGAGATACTACATCCAGGCTAAGGAACAAGCACCAAATTGCGAGATTGTGCTCGCCAAGAATTCCTTTTGGGATGTGGTGAGCGAATTCATAAAGAATCATGGAATTAAAAGGCTGGGATTTGAGGACGCGAATGTAACTTATCGGGTATATCGTTCTTTGAAGAGGAAGCTCAAAGGGGTTTCTTTTGTTCCTTTAAGCGGGATAGTTGAGAAGGAGAGGATAATTAAGAAGGATTGGGAAATAGAGAGAATGAGGAAGGCTCAGGCGCTGGCTGAGGAAGCGGTATCTCATTGTTTGAATATCTTAAAAGAGGGCATTTGCGAGAAGGATTTAGCTAGGGAATTTGAGTTTTATGTGAAGGGAAAAGGAGCAGAGTTGGCTTTTGAGAGTATTGTTGCTTTTGGAGAGAGAAGCGCCCTTCCTCATGCAAAACCAACCGAAAGGAAGTTGAAGAAGGGGGATATAGTCCTGATGGATGTAGGGGCGAGAGTGGATGGCTATTGCTCTGATATGACCCGTGTATTCTTCTTCGGAAAGCCGGAGGATGAACTCCTGAAGATGTTCAATGCTGTGTTGGAGGCTCAGAACCGAGCGATAGAGGGTATAAGGGAGGGAAAGAAATGCGGCGAAATAGACGCTTTGGCAAGGGAGTGCTTGAATGAGAAAGGTTATGGTGAGCTTTTTACCCATTCTCTGGGACATGGCATTGGTAGAGAGGTTCACGAGATGCCGGGCTTGGCTCCCAATAGCAAGGAGAGGCTCGTCTCCTCCGCTATTGTAACCGTTGAGCCCGGCATATATGTTGAGGGTTTGGGTGGTATAAGGATTGAGGATATGGTATTGGTGGGAAAGAAATCGTGCGAGGATTTGACCCACTTCCCCAAGGAGCCGACCATCATTTGA
- the xerC gene encoding tyrosine recombinase XerC, whose amino-acid sequence MTVEIDEFLNYLKEVKSSSPHTLKSYSEDLLQFAKFAQQRNVFNWGEVDIQLIRAFIGSLQEQKYSRRTIARKLSSLRSLYKFLVKSGKLKSNIMLLVSSPRLGRGLPRFLKVKDIEAMLSNSDEDILGIRNRAILELLYSTGMRVSELASLNIDDVKEKSEELRIRGKRGKERTVFLGEKARQALKDYLSLSRPILERKPIKALFLNRFGGKLSVRGIHKIVSKTAKLNALYASPHTFRHSFATHLLERGADLRAVQELLGHASLATTQIYTHLTVDKLKEVYKKAHPRG is encoded by the coding sequence ATGACTGTAGAGATTGATGAATTTTTGAATTATTTGAAAGAGGTGAAGAGCTCATCGCCTCACACCCTTAAATCATACAGCGAAGACCTTCTTCAATTTGCGAAATTCGCTCAACAAAGAAATGTCTTCAATTGGGGTGAGGTGGACATCCAATTGATTAGAGCCTTCATTGGTTCCTTACAGGAGCAAAAATACAGCAGAAGAACGATAGCGAGGAAGTTATCATCCCTGCGGTCACTTTACAAGTTTCTCGTGAAAAGCGGTAAACTAAAATCAAATATAATGTTACTTGTCTCCTCACCTCGACTTGGGCGTGGTTTGCCTCGCTTTTTAAAGGTTAAAGATATTGAAGCTATGCTTTCAAACAGCGATGAGGATATATTGGGGATTCGCAATAGGGCTATACTTGAGCTCCTTTATTCCACGGGAATGCGGGTATCAGAGCTCGCCTCCTTGAATATAGATGATGTCAAGGAAAAAAGCGAAGAGCTGAGGATAAGAGGAAAGCGTGGAAAGGAGAGGACGGTTTTCCTCGGGGAAAAAGCGAGACAAGCACTTAAAGACTATCTTTCCCTTTCTCGCCCGATTTTGGAGAGAAAGCCGATAAAAGCCCTCTTCCTCAACAGGTTCGGAGGTAAATTATCCGTCAGGGGAATCCACAAGATTGTAAGTAAAACGGCTAAACTCAACGCCCTTTATGCCTCTCCTCATACTTTTCGCCATTCCTTCGCCACGCATCTATTGGAGAGGGGAGCGGATTTAAGAGCTGTTCAAGAGCTTTTAGGACACGCGAGCCTTGCCACAACCCAGATTTATACCCACTTAACGGTGGATAAACTAAAGGAAGTTTATAAGAAGGCGCATCCAAGGGGATGA
- the hslV gene encoding ATP-dependent protease subunit HslV: MKGEMKSTTILAVKRYGKVAIAGDGQVTFQNTILKNSARKVRKMYNGRVIAGFAGAAADALALFDRLEGKLQEHKGNLLRACVELAKEWRTERALRQLEALLVVSDGKQLLVVSGTGDVIEPDDDVVGIGSGGPYALAAAKALMKYTNLDAEQIAVEAIKIASSICIYTNDQIFMETIEGSE, encoded by the coding sequence ATGAAAGGAGAAATGAAAAGCACAACGATATTGGCAGTCAAGAGATACGGGAAGGTAGCGATAGCGGGAGATGGGCAGGTCACCTTCCAGAATACAATCCTAAAGAACTCCGCCCGCAAGGTCAGGAAGATGTATAATGGGAGAGTCATCGCGGGCTTCGCTGGAGCAGCTGCCGATGCCCTTGCCCTATTTGACCGGTTAGAGGGAAAACTGCAGGAGCACAAAGGAAATCTTTTAAGGGCTTGCGTTGAGTTGGCCAAGGAGTGGAGAACCGAGAGGGCGTTGCGCCAGTTGGAGGCGCTTCTTGTGGTATCAGATGGAAAGCAGCTATTGGTTGTCTCGGGCACTGGCGATGTCATAGAGCCTGATGATGATGTCGTGGGAATAGGTTCTGGTGGACCCTATGCCCTCGCTGCTGCCAAGGCACTGATGAAATATACTAATTTAGATGCAGAGCAGATAGCAGTAGAGGCTATCAAGATAGCTTCCTCAATTTGCATCTATACAAATGACCAGATTTTTATGGAAACGATAGAAGGAAGTGAGTGA
- the hslU gene encoding ATP-dependent protease ATPase subunit HslU — translation MAYLTPQKIVEELDKYIVGQYKAKKAVAIALRNRYRRKFLPPHLREEVIPKNILMIGPTGVGKTEIARRMARIVSAPFVKVEATKFTEVGYVGRDVDSIIRDLMNVAVQMVRQEKLEEVKEKARVLAIERLLDILYPLPQRSSQVFNPLQVLFGRREESDMSEEEFNYRLSAVQKQRAEARGKIESGEMDNEVIEIEVEDSRVIPAVEVFTPAGVEEMGLDFQEIFGNILPKQKKRRKVTIREAKDILAAEEADKLIDMDEVRREARERAENLGVVFIDEIDKVVGKGGGVGPDVSREGVQRDLLPLVEGSTVQTKYGPVKTDHILFIAAGAFHNARPSDLIPELQGRFPIRVELDPLTEEDFRRILTEPENALCKQYQALLATEGVDLQFTEDGVREIAHIARLVNERTEDIGARRLHTVMEKLLEDISFQAPSLAGQKVIVDANFVQRQLGEILESEDLSRFIL, via the coding sequence ATGGCTTATTTAACGCCTCAAAAAATAGTGGAGGAGCTGGATAAGTATATCGTTGGACAATATAAAGCGAAAAAAGCAGTTGCCATTGCTCTGAGGAACCGCTATAGGCGTAAATTTCTTCCACCTCACTTAAGAGAAGAGGTAATCCCAAAGAATATATTGATGATAGGTCCTACGGGGGTTGGGAAGACGGAGATAGCGAGGAGGATGGCGAGAATCGTCTCCGCTCCTTTCGTGAAAGTTGAGGCAACCAAATTCACAGAGGTCGGTTATGTGGGAAGGGATGTGGATTCAATTATAAGGGATTTGATGAATGTTGCTGTGCAGATGGTAAGGCAGGAGAAGTTGGAGGAAGTTAAGGAGAAAGCGAGGGTTCTCGCAATTGAACGCCTCCTTGATATCCTTTATCCCTTACCCCAACGCTCTTCACAGGTATTCAATCCCTTGCAGGTTCTCTTCGGGAGAAGAGAGGAAAGCGATATGAGCGAGGAAGAGTTCAATTATCGCTTATCTGCTGTTCAAAAGCAAAGGGCGGAGGCAAGGGGGAAAATAGAGAGTGGGGAAATGGATAACGAGGTAATAGAGATTGAAGTTGAGGATAGCAGGGTTATTCCCGCTGTTGAGGTGTTCACGCCAGCGGGGGTTGAGGAGATGGGATTGGATTTCCAGGAAATCTTCGGCAATATATTGCCCAAGCAGAAGAAAAGAAGAAAGGTCACGATAAGGGAAGCGAAGGACATATTAGCAGCTGAGGAAGCGGATAAATTGATTGATATGGATGAGGTGAGGAGAGAGGCAAGGGAAAGGGCGGAGAATCTCGGCGTTGTCTTCATTGATGAGATAGACAAGGTGGTGGGAAAGGGAGGTGGAGTTGGACCAGATGTCTCAAGGGAAGGAGTGCAAAGAGACCTCCTCCCCCTTGTGGAAGGCTCAACTGTGCAGACAAAATACGGACCAGTTAAAACCGACCACATCTTGTTTATCGCTGCGGGAGCTTTCCATAACGCTCGTCCCTCTGACCTTATCCCCGAGCTTCAAGGACGATTCCCTATAAGGGTGGAGTTAGACCCCCTTACTGAAGAGGATTTCCGCAGGATATTGACTGAGCCGGAAAACGCCCTCTGTAAGCAGTATCAAGCCCTTCTCGCCACGGAAGGAGTGGATTTGCAGTTCACTGAGGACGGAGTGAGGGAAATCGCGCACATAGCCCGCCTCGTTAACGAACGCACTGAGGACATTGGGGCACGCCGCCTCCACACTGTTATGGAGAAACTATTAGAGGATATCTCCTTCCAGGCGCCCTCCTTAGCTGGGCAGAAGGTAATCGTAGATGCCAACTTCGTCCAGCGTCAGCTGGGCGAAATCCTGGAAAGCGAGGACCTCTCGCGCTTTATCCTCTAA